Proteins from one Trichoplusia ni isolate ovarian cell line Hi5 chromosome 9, tn1, whole genome shotgun sequence genomic window:
- the LOC113497143 gene encoding mediator of RNA polymerase II transcription subunit 8 yields the protein MNMQQREEKQLETTIQAILNRVNDLKTAIQSLINKVETEYETINWPTFLDNYAILSGHLTGLSKILQAELAASLRSRIVLPLQLSCERDEALARLTEGRVPACTHDLVPDLLRTKPEPQAEQRLQQFNHKASTLSYDTAQKQVAQFTKVVSHVWEIISKGKEDWDGESMRSAGMQPTHSIADTHALVTAVGTGKGLRPGIPSIVPQGVAPGMGPSRGPTPQLGQAAPSLPKAPSAIKTNIKAANQIHPYQR from the exons ATGAATATGCAACAACGAGAAGAAAAGCAGCTTGAGACTACAATTCAGGCCATATTAAATAGAgtaaatgatttgaaaacagcCATTCAGTCTCTAATTAATAAGGTTGAAACAGAATATGAGACTATAAACTGGCCTACGTTCTTGGATAACTACGCTATTTTATCAGGACAC TTGACTGGATTGAGCAAAATATTACAAGCAGAACTGGCTGCGTCACTTAGATCTAGAATTGTGTTGCCACTACAACTTAGTTGTGAGCGGGATGAAGCTTTGGCTCGACTTACAGAGGGGCGGGTCCCAGCTTGTACCCATGATCTGGTCCCAGACTTGCTACGTACCAAACCTGAACCACAAGCTGAACAGAGACTTCAACAGTTTAATCACAAAGCCAGTACCCTAAGTTATGATACCGCACAg AAACAAGTAGCTCAATTCACAAAAGTTGTAAGCCATGTTTGGGAAATAATATCTAAAGGAAAGGAAGACTGGGATGGAGAATCCATGAGATCAGCTG GGATGCAACCAACTCATAGTATTGCTGATACACATGCATTGGTGACTGCTGTGGGTACCGGCAAGGGACTACGGCCCGGCATTCCGTCGATAGTGCCACAGGGCGTGGCACCTGGAATGGGACCATCACGAGGTCCTACGCCACAACTAGGACAAGCTGCGCCTTCATTACCCAAAGCACCATCagctattaaaacaaatatcaaagCTGCAAATCAGATTCATCCTTATCAAcgttaa
- the LOC113497123 gene encoding magnesium transporter NIPA2: protein MKGSDHQYNSSHFSIGLTLAIASSVFIGSSFIIKKVALKKLQLSGNVRASAGGFAYLRQWLWWLGLLTMGIGEAANLLAYAFAPAALVTPLGALSVLVAAILSSKFLNEKLNFIGKIACLLCIIGSIVFVIHSPKSEEIDSFSMLVDKLFDYSFVSYVGSICVMSLIIKFVFVPRFGNTNITIYLLLCSSIGSLTVVSCKGVALGVRESISGEVNNFSHYMFWLLFLTAVGCIMVQMNYLNKSLDIFNTSIVTPVYYVMFTILVIVASGILFKEWDHMSLPDIIGCLCGFLIVIIAVFMLNAFKDFQISFKDLNLDTRQRRLNQSVEGRDSLHNNDNTYALNAYARQL, encoded by the exons ATGAAGGGTTCCGATCATCAATATAATAGTTCTCACTTTTCAATCGGTCTTACCCTTGCTATCGCGTCTAGTGTATTTATTGGATctagtttcataataaaaaaagttgctCTAAAGAAACTCCAACTGTCTGGAAATGTTAGGGCCTCTGCTGGTGGTTTTGCATACTTAAGACAATGGCTGTGGTGGCTTGGTTTATTAACAA TGGGTATTGGTGAAGCTGCCAATCTACTTGCCTATGCATTTGCTCCAGCTGCTTTGGTGACTCCGCTTGGGGCTCTAAGTGTACTTGTTGCAGCAATCCTATCTTCAAAGTTCCTTAATGAGAAACTGAACTTCATTGGAAAA ATTGCATGCTTGTTGTGTATCATTGGATCCATAGTCTTCGTGATACATTCACCAAAGTCAGAAGAAATTGATTCATTCAGTATGTTGGTTGATAAGCTGTTTGACTATTCATTTGTATCATATGTAGGATCAATATGTGTTAtgagtttaataattaaatttgtatttgttcCTCGTTTTGGTAACACAAacattactatttatttgttactatgCTCATCTATAGGTAGTTTGACAGTTGTGTCTTGTAAAGGTGTTGCTTTAGGTGTAAGGGAAAGTATTTCAGGAGAAGTTAACAATTTTTCTCATTATATGTTCTGGTTGTTGTTTTTAACAGCTGTGGGATGTATTATGGTTCAAATGAACTATTTGAACAAGTCTCTGGACATATTTAACACTAGTATTGTGACCCCAGTGTACTATGTCATGTTTACAATACTAGTCATTGTAGCATCAGGTATTCTATTCAAGGAATGGGATCACATGAGCCTTCCAGACATTATAGGATGTCTGTGTGGTTttcttattgttattatagCAGTATTTATGTTAAATGCATTTAAAGATTTTCAAATATCATTTAAGGACTTAAATCTAGACACTCGTCAGAGAAGATTAAATCAGAGTGTTGAAGGAAGAGATTCCttacataataatgataataccTATGCACTAAATGCATATGCAAGACAATTATAG
- the LOC113497124 gene encoding TATA-box-binding protein-like, which yields MDKLTDQTMESVEKRITPSVPTPDWSTNMNQEIEISNSNNGNNINIHQTPSQIGSNKSVPATPAIPSSQSYVAGEVALTPTHSSFTPQAVNPHSAMTAITPMVSGTNQARNSIKVQNCVSTVHLGCELKLLDIYCRTRFSEYNPARFHGVVMKMIDPRATALVFRSGKVLCTGLRNEHDSYIAARKFARIIHKLGYPAKFLDFKIQNFIATADLRFPIRLEALQQAHGQFASYEPELFPGLVYRMVRPRVVLLIFVNGKIVFTGGKTRGEINEALDIIYPILRSYRIS from the exons atggatAAATTAACTGATCAAACCATGGAAAGTGTGGAGAAACGTATAACTCCATCAGTACCTACACCTGACTGGAGCACCAATATGAACCAAGAG ATAGAGATAAGTAACTCAAACAATggaaataacataaacattcaTCAAACACCAAGTCAGATTGGCTCCAATAAGTCGGTACCGGCCACTCCAGCCATCCCAAGTTCCCAGTCTTATGTGGCCGGTGAGGTGGCACTAACACCTACCCACAGCAGTTTCACACCACAGGCTGTTAACCCACACAGTGCCATGACTGCTATCACCCCTATGGTTAGCGGAACTAATCAAGCTAGAAACAGTATAAAAGTTCA GAACTGTGTTTCAACTGTACATCTTGGCTGTGAGTTAAAACTATTGGACATTTATTGTAGAACTCGTTTTTCTGAATACAATCCAGCCAGATTTCATGGTGTAGTCATGAAAATGATTGATCCAAGAGCCACAGCATTAGTGTTTAG atCTGGAAAAGTACTCTGCACAGGACTAAGAAATGAACATGATTCATATATAGCAGCAAGAAAATTTGCCCGAATTATACATAAACTTGGATACCct gcaAAGTTCTTggattttaaaatacaaaatttcatagcCACAGCTGATTTAAGATTTCCCATTAGGTTAGAGGCATTACAACAGGCTCATGGTCAATTTGCATCATATGAACCAGAATTGTTCCCTGGTCTAGTTTATAGAATGGTGCGACCTAgagttgttttattaatatttgttaatggAAAGATAGTATTCACAG GAGGCAAAACAAGAGGTGAAATTAATGAAGCCCTGGACATAATATATCCAATATTGAGAAGCTATAGAATAagttaa
- the LOC113497121 gene encoding ribonucleoside-diphosphate reductase large subunit, producing the protein MVGKLNKLFVLKRGGRMEEVHIDKITSRIKKLCYGLNMDFVDPVSITLKVISGIYSGVTTVELDNLAAETAATMTTDHPDYAILAARLVISNLHKETKKHFSDVMTDLYNIVNPHTKKRTPMISDFHYNIIVKNKEKLDSAIVYDRDFKYNYFGFKTLERSYLLKINNKVAERPQHMLMRVSIGIHGEDIEAAINTYNLLSEKYFTHASPTLFSAATPRPQLSSCFLIAMKDDSIEGIYDTLKQCALISKSAGGIGLHVHCIRSKGTYIAGTNGVSNGLVPMLRVYNNTARYVDQGGNKRPGAFAIYLEPWHADIFEFLDLKKNTGKEEVRARELFYALWIPDLFMRRVESNQDWSIMCPHECPGLADCWGEEFDTLYEKYEKEGRFVKQVRAQVLWKAIIEAQVETGTPYMLYKDSCNRKSNQKNLGTIKCSNLCTEIVEYTSADEIAVCNLASIALNMFVNEDKSYNFIKLKEVAKIITQNLNKIIDVNYYPVPEARNSNMRHRPIGIGVQGLADAFVLMRLPYESEAAIKLNQQIFETIYYGALEASCELAEKNGAYETYEGSPASQGVLQYDMWNKVPTDLWDWASLKEKIAKHGLRNSLLLAPMPTASTAQILGNNESFEPFTSNIYQRRVLSGEFQVVNHHLLRDLTDADLWDEEMKNLIIHNNGSIQNIEAIPKDIRDLYKTVWEISVKTTIQMAADRGAFIDQSQSFNIHVAEPNYGKLTSIHFYAWKMGLKTGMYYLRTKPAANAIQFTVDKSKVKNKAMNGKTEVDDANMAAITCSLQNRDECMSCGS; encoded by the exons ATGGTTGGCAAGTTGAATAAACTGTTTGTGCTGAAAAGAG GTGGAAGAATGGAAGAGGTTCATATTGACAAGATAACATCAAGGATTAAGAAATTATGCTATGGGTTAAATATGGACTTTGTAGATCCA gtaTCTATAACATTAAAAGTTATAAGTGGTATATACTCTGGGGTTACAACAGTGGAGCTTGATAACTTAGCAGCTGAAACAGCAGCCACCATGACTACTGATCATCCAGATTATGCTATACTTGCTGCCCGTCTGGTCATCTCCAATCTACACAAAGAaaccaaaaaacatttttcag ATGTGATGACTGATCTATACAACATTGTTAATCCTCATACCAAAAAGAGAACACCAATGATATCAGATTTTCATTACAACATCATTGTAAAAAATAAGGAGAAGCTGGACTCTGCCATAGTCTATGACAGGGATTTTAAATACAACTATTTTGGATTCAAGACTTTAGAAAGGTCttatttgttgaaaattaataacaag gtAGCAGAAAGGCCACAGCACATGCTTATGCGGGTTTCCATTGGTATACATGGTGAAGATATAGAGGCCGCTATAAATACCTATAATCTActgtcagaaaaatattttactcatgCAAGTCCAACTCTGTTCTCAGCAGCTACTCCTCGCCCACAATTATCTTCCTGTTTCCTGATAGCTATGAAGGATGATAGCATTGAAGGAATTTATGATACACTGAAGCAATGTGCCTTGATTTCTAAATCTGCAGGTGGTATAGGCCTTCATGTTCATTGCATTAGATCCAAAGGAACTTACATAGCTGGCACAAATGGAGTGTCCAATGGCCTTGTACCCATGTTGAGGGTTTACAACAACACAGCCCGTTATGTTGATCAAGGTGGAAACAAGCGCCCTGGTGCTTTTGCAATTTACTTGGAACCATGGCATGCTGACATATTTGAATTCTTAGACTTAAAGAAAAACACTGGCAAAGAGGAAGTCCGTGCCAGAGAATTGTTTTATGCTCTGTGGATTCCTGATTTATTCATGAGGAGAGTTGAGAGTAATCAAGATTGGAGTATCATGTGCCCACATGAATGTCCTGGCCTAGCTGATTGCTGGGGTGAAGAATTTGATACTTTGTATGAGAAGTATGAAAAGGAAGGGCGTTTTGTAAAACAAGTAAGAGCTCAAGTTTTATGGAAAGCAATTATTGAAGCACAGGTAGAAACTGGTACTCCATACATGCTTTACAAAGATTCATGCAACCGAAAAAGTAACCAAAAGAATTTGGGTACTATTAAATGCAGTAATCTTTGCACTGAAATCGTTGAATATACTTCAGCTGATGAAATTGCTGTGTGCAATCTGGCTTCTATTGCACTAAATATGTTTGTTAATGAAGATAaatcatacaattttattaaattgaaagaagttgcgaaaataataacacaaaatttaaataaaataattgatgtaAATTATTATCCTGTGCCAGAGGCGAGAAATTCAAACATGAGACACAGACCTATCGGTATTGGAGTCCAAGGGTTGGCAGATGCTTTTGTATTAATGAGATTACCATACGAAAGTGAAgcagcaataaaattaaatcaacagATATTTGAGACAATTTATTATGGAGCACTGGAAGCTAGTTGTGAGTTAGCTGAGAAAAATGGAGCTTATGAAACCTATGAAGGCAGCCCAGCAAGCCAAGGTGTCCTACAGTATGACATGTGGAATAAAGTACCCACAGATTTATGGGACTGGGCATCACTCAAAGAAAAAATAGCAAAGCATGGTCTTAGAAATTCACTTCTGTTAGCCCCAATGCCAACTGCATCAACTGCACAAATTTTAGGTAATAATGAGTCATTTGAACCATTCACATCAAACATTTACCAAAGACGTGTTTTGTCTGGTGAGTTCCAAGTAGTAAATCATCATCTCTTACGAGATTTAACTGATGCAGATTTATGGGATGAGGAAATGAAGAATCTCATTATCCATAACAATGGatctattcaaaatattgagGCCATACCTAAGGACATTAGAGACTTGTATAAAACTGTTTGGGAGATTTCTGtaaaaacaacaattcaaaTGGCAGCCGACAGAGGAGCATTTATTGATCAAAGTCAATCATTCAATATTCATGTTGCTGAACCAAATTATGGTAAATTGAcatcaattcatttttatgcATGGAAAATGGGCTTGAAAACTGGAATGTATTATTTAAGGACAAAACCTGCAGCCAATGCTATACAGTTTACTGTTGACAAATCGAAAGTTAAGAATAAAGCCATGAATGGTAAAACGGAAGTCGATGATGCTAATATGGCGGCCATTACTTGTTCTCTACAGAACAGAGATGAGTGTATGAGCTGCGGTTCGTAA
- the LOC113497122 gene encoding syntaxin-5 — protein MLPRRRNIGGVTERLPSENDLDSYSKLDKKGIQASNNTSVYNPFSKIQVKPVQSNHFVDTDITFDILQEFVFEPVMAARDRTNEFISAVRSLQGRTLARPVVRDERKAQILETYSQFMSMAKVISKNITSTYAKLEKLAMLAKKKSLFDDRPTEIQELTYIIKGDLSSLNQQIARLGEMPRGRRSMHSHSSSVVLALQSRLASMSNQFKQVLEVRSENLKHQNNRREQFSRVAPLVKEVPSLLQQDDVSIDLGDAPSMQTQQLAMRDDSDTYVQQRAETMHNIESTIVELGGIFQQLAHMVKEQDEAIGRIDANIQEAEMNVEAGHREIMKYFQSITSNRALMFKVFGVLIFFFIFFVVVMA, from the exons ATGCTCCCTCGTCGGCGAAACATCGGAGGTGTGACAGAGAGATTACCTTCGGAAAACGATTTGGATTCTTACAGTAAATTAGACAAAAAAGGGATTCAAGCTTCTAATAATACTAGTGTATACAACCCGTTTTCGAAAATACAAGTAAAGCCAGTGCAGTCTAACCATTTTGTTGACACCGACATAACATTTGATATTCTCCAGGAATTTGTGTTTGAGCCAGTTATGGCTGCTAGAGACAGGACAAATGAATTTATATCAGCCGTACGGAGTCTGCAAGGCAGGACCTTGGCAAGGCCTGTTGTCAGGGATGAAAGAAAAGCCCAAATACTTGAGACTTACTCTCAATTTATGAGCATGGCCAAAGTTATTAGCAAGAACATAACCAGCACCTATGCTAAACTTGAAAAGTTAGCTatgt TGGCAAAGAAGAAATCATTATTTGATGACCGACCAACTGAGATTCAAGAACTCACTTATATCATCAAAGGAGATTTGAGTTCCCTTAACCAGCAAATTGCAAGACTGGGTGAGATGCCTCGGGGACGTCGCAGTATGCACAGTCACTCATCCAGTGTTGTGCTGGCTTTACAATCACGTTTGGCTTCTATGAGCAATCAATTTAAACAG gttcTTGAAGTCAGatcagaaaatttaaaacaccAGAACAACAGACGTGAACAATTCTCAAGAGTAGCTCCATTGGTTAAGGAGGTGCCATCTCTTCTGCAGCAAGATGATGTCAGTATTGACCTTGGAGATGCACCAAGCATGCAAACACAACAATTAGCTATGAGGGATGACTCAGACACTTATGTGCAACAAAGAGCTGAAACAATGCATAACATTGAGAGTACTATAGTTGAGTTAGGAGGTATATTCCAACAGCTAGCACATATGGTGAAAGAGCAGGATGAAGCTATTGGCAGGATTGATGCCAATATTCAAGAAGCAGAAATGAATGTTGAAGCAGGCCACAGAGAAATAATGAAATACTTCCAAAGCATCACTAGCAACAGAGCTCTAATGTTCAAAGTTTTTGGTGTattgatattcttttttatattttttgttgttgtcatGGCCTAA